A stretch of DNA from Castor canadensis chromosome 2, mCasCan1.hap1v2, whole genome shotgun sequence:
GTTACAACATTCTTCAAATTTTCATTGGAATATGAAAGTTGgagaatatatgcatatatgcagtGAGTTTGTGTAGAGATTTTTCTTCTAATAATGCCCTCTTTAAGGATAGGGCTATGTCCCTTTTAACACAAATTCTGACTCACGGTGGCTGTACCTTGTGTAGAGTGAATATTACCTGTTGTGGCTGATGGTTATTTAAGtattattcctttgggtatgttcCAGAGCCAGTAGCTGTCATTTCATTTACCTATTCACCTTCCAGTTCTTATCTTCTCCTTGGTAGCAGAGTACTgatatcttttccttccttctgaccAGATGCTCATCCAGGAAAGGACTTCTTCACCAGATAAACCATGATTCATAAACCAGTCAATCATAATGATCACACTCTGGCTGCAGGGTAGAAGATTCTTGGATATAGTTCTGATAAAATGGATGCTATCGTAAACATACCTCATGGACTAATAGGTTGCTTGAGCAGATTTTTGCTATTTGTATGCCAGGGAAAGCTGGGGAGATAGTTTCATTGAGACATCATCCTTGATGAATGTATTTGCAATTATAAAAGCTTACTACACAATGAGACCTTGGACCTTGTAGTCTATCACAGATGAGTGAGCTTTGGGATGGTCCTCTCTTCCAAGACATTCTACAGCACAAATTTTTCTGTCTTATTGCAGACTATATGAGTCAGATGCTTCTTTATTGTGTGGAACTCTTTGGGCATTTGAAGATGTTTAACTGCATCTTTGATCTCTAACCAATTTGTACCACTAGCACTCCCCAAttgtgataataaaaaatgtcTCCACAAATAGCCAAGTATTCCCTATAAGACAAAATAATACCTGATTCAGAGCTGCAGTATTAAATGTAGACACTTCTTTCTTAGAGAAGCATTTTGTCCTAGTTGTGGGGCAAACTACGTTTTGTCCTAGTTGTGGTTCTAATTACCATTGCCTTAGTCACTTCATCttagaaaaatataatgaattacTAAGTTCTTACAAGTTGGTCCTTCCAAACAAACAAGGAACTTTTAAATGTGAGATATATTTTGAGCCAGAATACAGCTACTATTTAAATTCTTCACCCTTCAAAAAATTCAGCAAAAAATGGTAATGCCAGAATCACattctttaaaattcatatatcTGAGGTTAAATAATCACAAATTTAGCAAATAGCCCCAACATGATGATGTTAAGCTGTCTTCTTAGTGAGACTTGACTTTGTCACTGCTAATGGAGTCAGCCAGGAATCCACACTCTGCCTAGACATCGGAAAGCCCACTTGTAAAAATAGTTCAGATATGAATGAAATCATGCCTAACTAAAATTGTTAGTTCTcattgtatttgtatttattttaattttttttattattcatacgtgcgtACAAtcccattgtatttttaaaagaaaacattaactaAAATGTGTCAGCCCAAAGAATATAATAACCACTTTTGTTCAGATGACAAAAGTGTCCCAAAATGCCTGTGTTGTAAACATTCAAGTCCATTTTGCAAATGATCTTCATAAGCAAACAgggtctttcttttctatttctatccCCAGAGCATTGCagcatgcctggcacacagaagatGCCCTATACATAGATGATAAATGTTACAATGAGTGCTATTGACTCTGTGAAAGAGATTTCAGatgaagatttaaaataaaatcaaacaaacattttgaaagacatttaAGTCACTTCCTAGGCCTAGACTCTTACAgtatttttctcttgttctgGGGACATATTGCAAAGTCCTCAGTTTTGCATTTGTGACCCTGATCACACCAATTATTCTTGTCTTTCCTTCCTCATCATCTCTCCCTTCTCTGCCAAACCATGTCCCTTTAGACTCGTTAACATGCTATGTATCTTCCTGTTATAGGGTCTTAGCTACTATTTCCTCTTCTTGAAATCTTGCTCTCCATTCTTTGCTTTGGTAATCTGATACATCTTGCAAGTCTAAGACTAAATATCACTTTCTTATAGAGGCATGCCCTGATCCTCTAATCTAACTTCGATaccctttccatttttttctttctcttgataatTCAGATTTTCAGTTCAGAGCCCCTATCACAATTTGCagttttcatatacatacatatgtgtgtgtgtgtgtgtgtatgtgtgtgtttatgtacttCAAATCTGCCCTCACTGGATTACAAACTCTACAAGAATAGGATCCTGTTGGTTTTCTTCTCCAGTATATACTTTATACTTATTTGCCTAGCACATGATAGGTTCTGAGCAACTACTTCAATGAATACAGTTGGATTTGCCTTGCAAGATGGGTCTTATTTCCCTCACGTTGAAACTTTAGGCTTGGCATAAGTATTTAGTGAGGGAATGGGAATAGTCTATTTCTACTTCCCATCAAATGGCAGATCAGGTGGTATGGAAACATGCAGGCACCTGGCCAGACATTACACTACTACGAgttacttcttatttttttttcataacagtgggacttgaacacagggcctcatgctttctaagcaggcactctaccaactgagctaaTATAAGTGACATATTAGCAAAGACAGACATCTTTGCCTTTCAGGTAGAAAAACAAATAGTGTAAAGTAACAAGGCACTTCTTAAATCTATTCCTATATAGGAaaagaaactcatttttaaaaaagagaatcttacctatttatttattgctgtagAGTTTATTCACACATATGTATCAATGTAGAGTCTATCAATGTGAATAAACTCTAAATAAATACCTTATCtctatatttctctttctatctatcatctatctagctatcatctgtccatccatccatacgTCTATGTATCTGTCATTATCTCTGCCTATCATCTATCTAGACTCATTGCTTAGTAGCTTTTGACCAATAGGATTTCAGTATACAGTACACTAATATACACTCCTGGATTGGCTTAACTACATCTGATGTCACAATTTCCCCATTAGGAAGTCATAATTTTCTTGAAAACACTTTATACTAACAACTCCTGTTATCTTGTTTCATTATAAGAAAGAcaatttatcaaaaataaaaatgctagaaGGAGCAGCACATCTTTGATCCATGCAGACCTTTTCCATTTGTGTGCTTTAGTAATCTACTGCTCACAGCTGAAGCTAGAGCAGCTTTATTTTCTTTGACAACTGatgctattttgtttttcatgtgtgTCAGTTAATAGACAAATGGAGGAATGAACCCACCTGGACTTACTCCTTCACCTCATAGGTCTATTCCATCCCGACTGTTGAGGCTTACCATCTTTCTACTACTTAGCCTTCCTGACTCAAAAGGAAAAGCAATATGGACGGCTCATCTGAATATTACATTTCAGGTGGGAAATCGGATTATATCAGAACTAGGAGAGAGCGGAGTGTTTGGGAATCATTCTCCTCTGGAGAGGGTGTCTGGTGCAGTGGTACTTCCTGAAGGATGGAATCAGAACGCTTGTAATCCACTGACCAACTTCAGCAGGCCGGAACATGTGGACTCTTGGCTGGCCCTCATTGAACGGGGAGGCTGTACATTTACTCATAAAATCAATGTGGCAGCAGGAAAGGGAGCAAATGGGGTGATCGTCTATAACTATCCAGGTACAAGTAACAAAGTATTTCCTATGTCTCACCAGGGAACAGAGAATATAGTGGCAGTGATGATAGGCAACCTAAAAGGCATGGAACTTTTGCACTTGATCCAGAAAGGGGTCTATGTGACTATCATCATTGAAGTGGGGAGAATGCACATGCCATGGTTGAGCCACTATGTCATGTCTCTCTTTACCTTCTTGGCAGCCACAGTTGCCTACCTTCTTTTGTATTGTGCCTGGAGACCCAGAGTGTCCAATTCTTCTACTCGAAGGCGACGACAGATAAAGGCTGATGTGAAGAAAGCGATTGGTCAGCTTCAACTTCGAGAGCTAAAAGAAGGGGATAAGGAGCTAGATCCAAATGAAAAcaattgtgttgtttgttttgacaTATACAAACCCCAAGATGTAGTACGTATTttatcttgcaaacattttttccaTAAGACATGCATTGACCCATGGCTTTTAGCCCATAGGACATGTCCCATGTGCAAGTGTGATATTCTGAAACATTAAGAAACCCAAAGAATCTTCTGAAGATGTAGGCTGATCTTTCCAAAGTTAGATTAGATGAATTCTCTTACTGCACTTTATGTAGAAAATTTCAACTTCAACTTCTCTATCCAAGTACTAAAGAGAGtgaaattcatgttttaaaaataaaactccatATCGTGCCCAGCTATTTAAACTGTTGTCTTTCTAATCAGTTCTAATTATTATACAATTTTACCCTTATCCAAATAAGAGCATTTGTGTATGCTAAAAACATTATTAATCCTTATAATCAAATTACTGTGAATGACTGATGCAATGATGAATTAGCTTTACCattttaaagtttccttttaaaaatattatgcctTGTTTCCATATTTTGCTTAATTTGGGGTTTCTAATAATTTGTATCTATGCTCAGTAAACTTCATTGTAGGATTAGATCCTAATTTAATTTGCCATGGTTAATTAATTGTATTAATAACCAGGAAATCTGGTTTCCAAAGCTACTAGCTGGGTGGATAATATGttccaaataattattttagatgATAGTACTTTTGGGTATGTaactaaaagttttaaattactaTAGACCTCATTTAGGGCAACATTGCAAAAAGCCACCTCTGTTTGCCAAAGCTCTTTAAATCCTAGCAAAGAGAATCAGTTATGTCaacagatttctttttcagaagtgTCCCTAGTaggcactttttttcttttcccaatgaTAGTGAATGTCTCTATTTGGCATTTTGATAACAGAACAAAGTTAAAATTTTGTTCAATGGCTTTTCCATATTATATCTTTTGCCTCAtttgcttcttcctcttctctggtcAATGAATTAACACCTATGTAACAATGAGAGGCTGAAAGACcagggttttgttgttttaatgaaaatccCTTTCTGTATGATATAAAAAGTCTTTGAAGTCTGACTTAGATGACTTTGTGAGTCTACACACTGTGCtctactttttatcttttaaagaggGAAGTTGTGTGGAAATGAAATCAGATTAACGGCCTCAGTGAGAGAAAATTAAACACTGTCAGCTGAAGATTTTATACTGATAATCTCTGTTTGTGCCAATTTTTGCTGGGCTTGTAGAGccattttctctttcctgcctCAAGTTACCACGTTGTTGATTCACATATCCTAAGTACCACCAGTTCCCTTACTCTTGGTGAGGTCCAGCTAAAGCTGTCTTTTTGCATGCTAGGTAAAGAGGCCAGAGACATTTGTGTTCAAGATAAAAAGCTTTGCCTTTGGTTTCCTGACTACTGAAAAAGAACCACTGAGATATTCTGCTAAGGAAGTATGTGGCAGCAAACATGGC
This window harbors:
- the Rnf148 gene encoding RING finger protein 148, with the protein product MNPPGLTPSPHRSIPSRLLRLTIFLLLSLPDSKGKAIWTAHLNITFQVGNRIISELGESGVFGNHSPLERVSGAVVLPEGWNQNACNPLTNFSRPEHVDSWLALIERGGCTFTHKINVAAGKGANGVIVYNYPGTSNKVFPMSHQGTENIVAVMIGNLKGMELLHLIQKGVYVTIIIEVGRMHMPWLSHYVMSLFTFLAATVAYLLLYCAWRPRVSNSSTRRRRQIKADVKKAIGQLQLRELKEGDKELDPNENNCVVCFDIYKPQDVVRILSCKHFFHKTCIDPWLLAHRTCPMCKCDILKH